From the Acidimicrobiales bacterium genome, the window CCGATGGGGTGCATGTCGGTGAGGATCAGGCGTCCACCGCGCTTGGTCACTCTGGCAAGCTCGGCCACCGCCGGGCTGAGGTCTTGCAGGTGGCTGAGAGCGAGACCGCAGGTGACGAGGTCGAACTCGCCATCTGCGACGGGGAGGTCGTGCAACGCTCCATTGCGGAAAGTCGCCTCGGGTAGGCGCCGGCTGGCGACCTCGAGCATCTCGGGGCTGCCGTCGACACCGAGGGCGTCGTGGCCGGCGGCGACCAGCAGCTCGGTGAGCCTGCCCGTCCCACAGGCAGCGTCAAGAGCCCGTCCTTTGGGCAGACCAGCCAGCAGCTCCGTCACCACGAGCTGCTCGGCGTCGATGAGGGCGTTGGGCATGGCGTCATAGGTCGCGGCCCACGCGGCATAGCCGTCCGCTACGGAACGCTCGGGGAAGTCGAGGGCGAGTGATAACGGAGGTCGGTCGGCCTCGGCTACGAAGCGGCGGATCTCGCCCAGTCGGCGCTCGACGCTGACCTGGTCGTCTTCGAAGAGGCCCCGCATCAATGCCATGCCCTCTACACCAAGGCCGAGCTCCACCAGCTGGATCGTCCGCGTCATGGCCTGACGATAGGCGCCCCCCAGGTAGGTGGTCTGGCCATTCACCCGGCCCTCGTGGCCGACGCAGCGAAGGCCAAGTCCGATGTCCACCGAATTGTTCGATGGGGATATTGGATTAGGCAACTTCGCGCCGGCGATATCCCTCGGGCGGCCAGCGGCATCCACCCCGCTGTCGCAAAACCGACGGGGCGGACCCTCCGACGTGGCGATGACCCCAAACGGCTGCGAGTTGCCAGCCGGCCCTGAGCGGGCCCGCGGGATCCTCTTAGGGGGTTGCCCGCCGTGTTCGGAGTTTCCCAGATCACTCTCAGGAGCCTGCATCGCTGCGGCTATTCCAACGGTCGCGGTCGGCAGGAAAGAGAAGCGGTCGTGTTGTTCGAAGCCAAACCATCCAACTCCAAGGCGCCCCGGCACCTCCGGCACCGGGGCG encodes:
- a CDS encoding methyltransferase domain-containing protein, yielding MTRTIQLVELGLGVEGMALMRGLFEDDQVSVERRLGEIRRFVAEADRPPLSLALDFPERSVADGYAAWAATYDAMPNALIDAEQLVVTELLAGLPKGRALDAACGTGRLTELLVAAGHDALGVDGSPEMLEVASRRLPEATFRNGALHDLPVADGEFDLVTCGLALSHLQDLSPAVAELARVTKRGGRLILTDMHPIGVAFAGQAAYQGADGSWGFVRNHFHTHSHYLDAFSEAGLGVRRCVEPAHTAATADLVPSATVAREATHSALIGLPIALIWDLVRPENGHSSPAEPLRSG